The following nucleotide sequence is from Patescibacteria group bacterium.
GGATTTCGGAAATAATAATTTTAAATGCGGATTTTTTGCCTTCAACGATTTCCGCTTTGGCGCGCATCACGATCCTGCCTTTGCCTTGCGCATAGGCATTTTTGATTTCATCTGAATCATAAATTTGTGCGGCGGTGGGAAAATCCGGACCCAAGACAAATTGGCACAAATCTTCAACCGTCGAATCTGGATGATCAATTAAACGAATGGTGGCATCACAAACTTCGCCTAAATTATGTGGCGGAATATTGGTCGCCATACCCACGGCAATGCCCATGGCGCCATTTACTAACAGATTTGGTAATTTGGCGGGTAAAAATTGGGGTTCTTTGCGGGTGCCGTCATAGTTGTCTTGATAATTAACGGTATCTTTGTCTAAATCGGTTAACATTTCTTCGGCGATTTTGGTCATTTTGGCTTCGGTATAACGCATCGCCGCCGGGTTATCACCATCAACAGAACCAAAGTTGCCCTGGCCATTTACCAAGGGATAACGCATCGCAAAAGTTTGTGCTAATCTCACCATAGAAGGATAAACAATCGCTTCACCATGAGGATGATAATTACCGGAAACATCACCACAAATTTTCGCTGATTTTCGGTGTTTGGCGGTGTGTTTTAAATTTAAATCATTCATAGTTACCAAAATTCGGCGATGCACCGGTTTTAAACCATCGCGAACGTCTGGAAGAGCTCGAGAAACAATGACTGACATAGCATAATCCAAATAAGAGGTTTCCATTTCCTCTTCGATGCGGCGGGGTAAAACCGTGCCTAAATCTGATTTTTCCTTTGTCGGCTCTAGGTTGTTGTTGGGATTTTTAATATCTGGCATGTTGAATCCTAATAATCTTTTTTAGCTTTTTTAATTTTTTTCCCAGCCATATCTAATCTGGGCTTACCGAGTTGTTTTCCCATAGCATTAGCCAAATACCACTTATTATGGGCTCGTTGAGTTTCTAAATAAGTATTTTCGACAGCAGTTTTGGCTTGGTTATTTTTGGACAATTTTGTGGATTTTAATCTTTTTGAATTTTCGGTTGGAAATTTTTTCATTAATTTACTCTTAAAATTATTAAATATCTAAATTTTGAACTTGTTTGGCACGCAACTGAATGAATCTTTTCCTTGGTTCAACTTCACTACCCATTAATTTTACAAAGACTTCATCAGCTTTTTCAGCATCATCAAGGGTAACCTTGAGTAATACTCGATTTTTCGGATTCATGGTGGTTTCCCAAAGCTGATCCGGGTTCATTTCACCTAAACCTTTATATCTTTGAATAGTAGCGGCTTTTTGGCCTTTTGGTATTTCGGCTAAGATTTTTTCTTTTTGCTCGTCCGAATAAACATATTCAATTTTGTTTTTAATTTGAATTCGATATAAAGGTGGTTGAGCAATATAAACCTTGCCAGCATCAATTAGAGGCTGGAAATGGCGATAAAACAATGTTAATAATAAGGTTCTAATATGAGAACCGTCAACATCAGCATCAGTCATAATAATAATCCGGTGATATCTTAATTTAGGTAAATTCAGTTCTTCAGAAATCCCCACACCTAAAGCGACAATTAAAGCCTTGATTTCATTATTTTGAAGCATGCGGTCCAACCTGGCTCGTTCAACATTTAAAATTTTTCCGCGTAAAGGCAAAATCGCTTGGAACTCGCGGTTTCGGCCTTGTTTGGCGGAACCGCCCGCCGAATCTCCCTCAACAATATAGAGTTCGGATCTTTCTGGATCACGGGATGAACAATCGGCTAATTTTCCCGGCAAAGTCATCCCCTCTAAAGCGCCTTTTCGAATCACAGTTTCACGGGCGGCTTTGGCGGCTTTTCGAGCTTGAGAGGCTAATAAACATTTTTCAATAATTGATTTGGCTTCTTGCGGATTTTCTTCCAAATAACAAGACAATTCGGTGGCGACAGTATTTTCGACCAAAGGTCTAATTTCGGCATTGCCTAATTTGGTTTTGGTTTGGCCTTCAAATTGAGGTTCAGGCAATTTTATGGAAATTAAAGCGGTTAAACCCTCGCGAACATCTTCACCAGAAAACGAATCATTTTCATTTTTCACAATCCCGTTTTTCCGCGCATAATCATTCATAATTCGAGTTAAAGCGGCTCGAAAACCTGATAAATGAGTGCCACCTTCTTGGTTATAAATATTATTGGCAAAGCTCAAACTATGATCGACAAATCCATCAGTATATTGAAAAGCGACTTCAACAATAACATTGTCTTTTTCTTTTTCAAAATAAATCACGGGTGAAACCGCATTTTTATTTTGATTCAAAAAATTAGTATAGGACTTAATGCCACCTTCAAAATAAAAATTATAACTTTTTTCCGGCGAGGTTCTGAAATCTTTAATGATTATTTCGGTCTTTTTCGTTAAATAAGCTTGTTGGCGAAGATGCTCGACAATCGTGTTCCAGTCGAATTCAAGGGTGGAAAAAATCTTCGTATCAGGTTCAAAAACAATCTTGGTGCCGTTTCGTTCAGACTGACCACAAACTTCAACCTTACCAACGGCTTGACCGTATTTATATTCCTGACCATAGATTTTGCCATCTCGATAAACTTCAGCCCTTAATTTTGAAGATAAAGCATTCACCACTGAGACGCCAACACCGTGCAAGCCACCAGAAACCTTATAAGCATTTTGGTCAAATTTACCACCAGCGTGCAAAGTGGTCAAAACCGTTTCTAAGGCGGATTTTTTGGTTTGGCGATGAATATCGATGGGAATGCCGCGACCATTATCGATCACTTCAACTCGGTTATCTGGCAAAAGCGTGACTTCAATTTTATTTGCAAAGCCACTAATCGCTTCATCAATGGAGTTATCAACGACTTCCCAAATCAAATGGTGCAAGCCTACAGCACCGGTGGAACCGATATACATAGCAGGTCTTTTTCGAACCGGGGCTAAACCATCTAAAACCACGATGCTACTGGCATTATAACTATTATTTTTTGGAGACATTATTATCCTTTATAGATTTTAATTGCAAATCACTTCTTAATTATAGCTGAAAATGGTTCCTTTTGCAAGCTGCCCAAAAATAAAAAAAGACGTTTCTCGGTAATTTTT
It contains:
- the gyrB gene encoding DNA topoisomerase (ATP-hydrolyzing) subunit B, whose protein sequence is MSPKNNSYNASSIVVLDGLAPVRKRPAMYIGSTGAVGLHHLIWEVVDNSIDEAISGFANKIEVTLLPDNRVEVIDNGRGIPIDIHRQTKKSALETVLTTLHAGGKFDQNAYKVSGGLHGVGVSVVNALSSKLRAEVYRDGKIYGQEYKYGQAVGKVEVCGQSERNGTKIVFEPDTKIFSTLEFDWNTIVEHLRQQAYLTKKTEIIIKDFRTSPEKSYNFYFEGGIKSYTNFLNQNKNAVSPVIYFEKEKDNVIVEVAFQYTDGFVDHSLSFANNIYNQEGGTHLSGFRAALTRIMNDYARKNGIVKNENDSFSGEDVREGLTALISIKLPEPQFEGQTKTKLGNAEIRPLVENTVATELSCYLEENPQEAKSIIEKCLLASQARKAAKAARETVIRKGALEGMTLPGKLADCSSRDPERSELYIVEGDSAGGSAKQGRNREFQAILPLRGKILNVERARLDRMLQNNEIKALIVALGVGISEELNLPKLRYHRIIIMTDADVDGSHIRTLLLTLFYRHFQPLIDAGKVYIAQPPLYRIQIKNKIEYVYSDEQKEKILAEIPKGQKAATIQRYKGLGEMNPDQLWETTMNPKNRVLLKVTLDDAEKADEVFVKLMGSEVEPRKRFIQLRAKQVQNLDI